One genomic window of Polyangium aurulentum includes the following:
- a CDS encoding STAS domain-containing protein gives MLYPTIGQLPDGVEMTSATKVDRFYNAFLEHPEALVVASLEGEILELNDAARRVLGPAVVPGAPLSGCIDPDDRGQFLGAWARLDGASEPLRFEARLGNASGEARPCAFSARKCTSQPEVYLCLMPQRVEPPAVTDDATRSGSIQPYTQEGRILRALLDNLNIVVWTMDPGGTITFHDGNGGRAVGVEPGSIVGKNMFDIFSGSQVLHEVLAGKGELHQLVQNGNVFYATWYVPMRDAHGKVISLIGLSLDVTEHERTKAELVAKLELIERQQEVIRNLETPIIQVWDRVLTLPMIGVVDSGRAARLMDALLSAITRMQARFAILDMTGVDVVDTATANHLIAMVRAVRLLGSEGIITGIRPEVAQTVVSLGLDLSTIVTLASLRDGLSLAIRSMAGEKGSPRAARRPQ, from the coding sequence GTGCTATATCCCACGATCGGCCAATTGCCCGACGGGGTCGAGATGACGAGCGCCACGAAGGTCGATCGTTTTTACAATGCATTCCTCGAGCATCCAGAAGCCCTCGTCGTGGCGAGCCTCGAGGGCGAGATCCTCGAGCTGAACGACGCCGCGCGACGCGTCCTCGGGCCCGCGGTCGTCCCCGGCGCCCCGCTCTCCGGGTGCATCGATCCCGACGATCGCGGGCAATTTCTCGGCGCGTGGGCGAGGCTCGACGGGGCCTCGGAGCCCTTGCGCTTCGAGGCCAGGCTCGGCAATGCCTCCGGCGAGGCGCGCCCCTGCGCCTTCAGCGCGCGCAAATGCACGAGCCAGCCCGAGGTCTATCTCTGCCTCATGCCCCAGCGCGTCGAGCCCCCTGCGGTGACGGACGACGCGACGCGCTCCGGGTCGATCCAGCCGTACACCCAGGAAGGCCGCATCCTCCGCGCCCTGCTCGACAATCTGAATATCGTCGTCTGGACCATGGATCCGGGCGGCACCATCACGTTTCACGACGGCAATGGCGGGCGCGCCGTCGGCGTCGAGCCGGGGAGCATCGTCGGCAAGAACATGTTCGATATCTTCTCCGGATCCCAGGTGCTGCACGAGGTGCTCGCGGGCAAAGGCGAACTGCATCAATTGGTTCAGAATGGGAACGTCTTCTATGCCACCTGGTACGTCCCGATGCGGGACGCCCATGGCAAGGTGATCTCGCTCATCGGCCTGTCGCTCGACGTGACCGAGCACGAGCGCACGAAGGCCGAGCTCGTCGCCAAGCTCGAGCTCATCGAGCGCCAGCAGGAGGTCATTCGCAACCTCGAGACCCCCATCATCCAGGTCTGGGACCGCGTCCTCACGCTCCCGATGATCGGCGTCGTCGACAGCGGCCGCGCCGCGCGCCTCATGGACGCCCTGCTCTCGGCGATCACGCGCATGCAAGCGCGGTTCGCCATTCTCGACATGACCGGCGTCGACGTCGTCGACACCGCGACGGCGAACCACCTCATTGCAATGGTCCGCGCCGTGCGCCTCCTCGGCTCCGAGGGCATCATCACCGGCATCCGCCCCGAGGTCGCTCAGACCGTCGTCAGCCTCGGCCTCGACCTGTCCACCATCGTGACCCTCGCCAGCCTGCGCGACGGCCTCTCGCTGGCCATCCGCAGCATGGCCGGCGAGAAGGGCTCGCCCAGAGCCGCGCGTCGACCTCAATGA
- a CDS encoding GNAT family N-acetyltransferase — protein MAIDIRLVGPERAEEFVQPILTAFGLSFSPERIARMRQLTEYDTRIAAFDGDAIVGTAGAYAVEMSTPGGGSVPTAGLTSVAVLPTHRRQGILTALMRRHFDEARAHGQAVAALWASEGPIYQRFGYGIASFAGEVSIERERTGFADPSPVPMRARLVDEATALEVFPRIWERARASVPGMLSRSPAWWSVRRLSDPEWARAGAGPLYRVLVEVDGEPQGYALYRIRQQWETNSPVGALVVSEAVGASPAGTRAVWRYLFDIDLMRKIEAAHLPIDHTLFMLLAEPRRLRFSAYDALWVRLVDVETALASRAYGARDSIVLEIEDRYCPWNEGRYRLDGGERRASRTNDAPDLRLSVDALGSAYLGGISFARLADAGRVEERAAGAVSRADALFRSARAPWCPEIF, from the coding sequence ATGGCCATCGACATCCGTCTCGTCGGTCCCGAGCGCGCCGAAGAATTCGTCCAGCCCATCCTCACGGCCTTCGGCTTGTCGTTCTCGCCGGAGCGCATCGCGCGCATGCGCCAGTTGACCGAGTACGACACGCGCATCGCGGCCTTCGACGGCGACGCGATCGTCGGCACGGCGGGCGCCTATGCGGTGGAGATGAGCACCCCGGGCGGCGGTAGCGTCCCCACGGCCGGGCTCACCTCGGTTGCCGTGCTGCCCACGCACCGGCGGCAGGGCATCCTCACCGCGCTCATGCGCCGCCACTTCGACGAGGCGCGCGCGCACGGCCAGGCCGTCGCGGCCTTGTGGGCGTCCGAGGGGCCGATTTACCAGCGCTTCGGGTACGGGATTGCCTCCTTCGCGGGCGAGGTGTCGATCGAGCGGGAGAGGACCGGTTTCGCCGATCCCTCGCCCGTCCCCATGCGCGCGCGCCTCGTGGACGAGGCCACTGCGCTCGAGGTTTTCCCCCGCATCTGGGAGCGCGCGCGGGCCTCCGTGCCCGGGATGCTGTCCCGTTCGCCCGCCTGGTGGAGCGTTCGTCGCCTCTCGGATCCGGAATGGGCGCGCGCCGGCGCCGGCCCCTTGTACCGCGTGCTCGTCGAGGTCGACGGCGAGCCGCAGGGGTATGCGCTCTACCGTATTCGTCAACAATGGGAAACCAATTCCCCCGTCGGCGCGCTCGTCGTGTCCGAGGCCGTGGGCGCGAGCCCGGCCGGGACGCGCGCGGTCTGGCGCTATCTGTTCGACATCGATCTGATGCGCAAGATCGAGGCGGCGCACCTGCCCATCGATCACACGCTCTTCATGCTCCTCGCCGAGCCGCGGCGGCTGCGGTTCTCGGCGTACGATGCGCTCTGGGTGCGCCTCGTCGACGTCGAGACGGCGCTCGCGTCCCGCGCTTATGGCGCGCGCGACTCGATCGTGCTCGAGATCGAAGATCGTTACTGCCCCTGGAACGAGGGGCGATACCGCCTGGACGGCGGCGAGCGGCGTGCGTCGCGGACGAACGACGCGCCCGACCTGCGCCTGTCGGTGGACGCGCTCGGGTCGGCGTACCTCGGGGGGATCAGCTTTGCGCGGCTCGCGGACGCGGGGCGCGTGGAGGAGCGCGCTGCGGGCGCGGTGAGCCGGGCGGACGCTCTTTTTCGATCCGCGCGCGCGCCCTGGTGCCCGGAGATTTTCTGA
- the lon gene encoding endopeptidase La, whose amino-acid sequence MVERFTLPVLPLRDTVVFPGVATPITAGRLKTLRAVELALREGGEDKRVFAVAQRDSAEEPTADGLHAVGVIARITQVQRLGSGLQLVLFCEKRATAIRYTETDGVLRAVTVELGDIPPRPNEESMIVALTREVRERALEYGKRRGAPEAVLEQFLGTVEDPGALANHVAFYLDLPATEKQALLETLSTEQRLRALTVHLYRQIGIAETQERIRTTVQEELGERQRELYLREQMKAIQKELGEDDDAGSTDRIEKKIEAAQLPSEVREEVRRELNRLKRMNRETSPEAQLLTNWLEWVAELPWNKRTDDHVDLARAREILDEDHYGLADVKDRVLEFLSVVKLRLENERNTGERAKAASRGPILLFLGPPGTGKTSIAESIARAMGRKYIRVSLGGARDEADIRGHRRTYVGALPGRILHGMKRVGSKNPVLTLDEIDKLGVSYQGDPAAALLEVLDPAQNGSFTDHYLGLPFDLSEVIFVCTANFREGIPVPLMDRMETIHFSGYTEIEKLEIGRRYLLPRQRRECGLRGDQLVVTDAALRDVITSYTREAGVRHLERTIGSLARKAARKIAEGEIERATVATVADVRGLLRKPRIRPEQRLEREEPGVATGMYYTEAGGDIMHVEASVMPGKGDLVLTGQLGDVMKESGRAALTYARTHAELLGLPFDRLQQRDFHVHVPAGAVPKDGPSAGVTMATALISAVSGRPVRSDIAMTGEITLRGRVLPIGGVKEKVLGAHRAGIPEIVLPRDNEADLEDLPEDVRRELQFHLVDTLDEVVGLALRPARQGVVRAA is encoded by the coding sequence ATGGTCGAACGGTTCACGTTGCCTGTCCTCCCGCTCCGCGACACCGTCGTTTTCCCCGGCGTGGCCACGCCGATCACCGCGGGTCGCTTGAAGACTCTGCGAGCCGTCGAGCTCGCGCTGCGCGAGGGAGGCGAGGACAAGCGCGTCTTCGCCGTGGCCCAGCGCGACTCGGCCGAAGAGCCCACGGCCGATGGGCTGCACGCCGTCGGCGTGATCGCGCGCATCACCCAGGTGCAGAGGCTCGGCTCTGGCCTGCAGCTCGTGCTCTTCTGCGAGAAGCGCGCGACGGCGATTCGTTATACCGAGACCGACGGCGTGCTGCGCGCCGTGACGGTCGAGCTCGGAGACATCCCGCCGCGCCCGAACGAGGAGAGCATGATCGTCGCCCTCACGCGCGAGGTGCGCGAGCGGGCGCTCGAGTACGGCAAGCGGCGCGGGGCGCCCGAGGCGGTGCTCGAGCAATTCCTCGGGACCGTGGAGGACCCTGGCGCGCTCGCCAATCACGTGGCCTTCTACCTCGACCTGCCCGCGACCGAGAAGCAGGCCCTGCTCGAGACGCTCTCGACCGAGCAGCGGCTGCGGGCGCTCACGGTGCACCTCTACCGGCAAATCGGCATCGCCGAGACGCAGGAGCGCATCCGCACGACGGTGCAGGAGGAGCTCGGCGAGCGGCAGCGCGAGCTGTACCTGCGCGAGCAAATGAAGGCGATCCAGAAGGAGCTCGGCGAGGACGACGACGCGGGCTCGACCGACCGTATCGAGAAGAAGATCGAGGCCGCGCAGCTCCCCTCCGAGGTGCGCGAGGAGGTGCGGCGCGAGCTGAACCGGCTCAAGCGCATGAACCGCGAGACCTCGCCCGAGGCGCAGCTGCTCACGAACTGGCTCGAGTGGGTCGCGGAGCTGCCCTGGAACAAGCGCACCGACGATCACGTCGACCTCGCGCGGGCGCGCGAGATCCTCGACGAGGACCATTACGGGCTCGCGGACGTGAAGGACCGGGTGCTCGAGTTCCTGTCGGTCGTGAAGCTTCGGCTCGAGAACGAGCGCAACACGGGCGAGCGCGCGAAGGCGGCGTCGCGCGGGCCGATCCTGCTCTTCCTCGGGCCCCCCGGGACGGGCAAGACGTCGATTGCCGAGAGCATCGCGCGGGCGATGGGGCGCAAGTACATCCGCGTCTCGCTGGGCGGCGCGCGCGACGAGGCGGACATCCGGGGTCACAGGCGCACGTACGTGGGCGCGCTCCCCGGGCGGATCCTGCACGGTATGAAACGTGTCGGCTCGAAGAACCCCGTCCTCACGCTGGACGAAATCGATAAACTGGGCGTGTCGTACCAGGGCGATCCTGCGGCGGCGCTCCTGGAAGTGCTGGATCCTGCGCAAAACGGGAGCTTCACGGACCATTACCTCGGGCTGCCCTTCGATCTGTCCGAGGTGATCTTCGTCTGCACGGCGAACTTCCGCGAGGGGATCCCCGTGCCGCTGATGGACCGCATGGAGACGATTCATTTCTCCGGCTACACGGAGATCGAGAAGCTCGAGATCGGGCGGCGCTATCTATTGCCGCGGCAGCGGCGCGAGTGCGGCCTGCGGGGCGACCAGCTCGTCGTGACGGACGCGGCGCTGCGGGACGTGATCACGAGCTACACGCGCGAGGCCGGGGTGCGGCACCTCGAACGCACGATTGGCTCGCTCGCACGAAAGGCGGCGCGGAAGATCGCGGAGGGCGAGATCGAGCGCGCGACCGTGGCCACGGTGGCCGACGTGCGTGGCCTCTTGCGCAAGCCGAGGATCCGGCCCGAGCAGCGGCTCGAGCGCGAGGAGCCCGGGGTCGCGACGGGAATGTATTATACCGAGGCGGGCGGCGACATCATGCACGTCGAGGCGAGCGTGATGCCGGGCAAGGGCGACCTCGTGCTCACGGGGCAGCTCGGCGACGTGATGAAGGAGAGCGGCCGGGCTGCGCTGACGTATGCGCGGACGCACGCCGAGCTGCTCGGATTGCCATTCGACCGGCTGCAGCAGCGCGATTTCCACGTGCACGTGCCGGCGGGCGCGGTGCCGAAGGACGGGCCGAGCGCGGGCGTGACGATGGCGACGGCATTGATCTCGGCCGTCTCGGGGCGCCCGGTGCGCAGCGATATCGCGATGACCGGGGAGATCACGCTGCGCGGGAGGGTATTGCCGATCGGCGGCGTGAAGGAGAAGGTGCTGGGGGCGCACCGGGCGGGCATTCCCGAGATCGTGCTGCCGCGCGACAACGAGGCGGACCTCGAGGACCTGCCCGAGGACGTGCGCAGGGAGCTGCAATTCCACCTCGTGGACACGCTCGACGAGGTGGTCGGCCTCGCGCTGCGGCCTGCGCGGCAGGGGGTGGTGAGGGCGGCCTAG
- a CDS encoding zinc-binding dehydrogenase produces the protein MMDTEAWVLHEGPEQSRSALDTGEFRLERFSFPDPADDELLVEPLFGCWEGNMSHSLARHPIDICKKRGEKKVIIGTASVLRVLRAGSAATGIREGDIGLLYGGYVTDELGYMVWAHGYDAAGSMGILAKRAKIPARSFVPLPAESPYTLEQWAAFSVRYITAWSNWKVAHGAYRLQVSEADDPAPCVLGWGGGSTLAGIDLARRHGCRTAMISGNEGRLAELSRMGIAGFDRRRFPDIDLDEQRYDTDPAYKKAYIASERTLLELVHDWTRGRGAAIVLDYIGAPVFRASSKVLGRQGVLATAGWMLGMQLPYNRARECIARHVHVFTHYARRNEPAEAIDYAMRTGWMPEVTEVYDWDDIPRLAQTFADGAVRTYFPVFRVNAA, from the coding sequence ATGATGGACACGGAAGCCTGGGTCCTCCACGAGGGCCCAGAGCAATCGAGATCTGCCCTCGATACGGGCGAGTTCAGGCTGGAGCGGTTTTCATTCCCGGATCCTGCCGATGACGAGCTGCTCGTCGAGCCACTCTTCGGGTGCTGGGAAGGGAACATGTCGCATTCGCTCGCGCGACATCCCATCGATATATGCAAAAAGCGCGGCGAAAAGAAGGTGATCATCGGGACGGCGAGCGTTTTACGCGTCCTGCGCGCAGGCAGCGCGGCAACGGGCATCCGGGAGGGCGACATCGGCCTCCTTTATGGCGGGTACGTGACCGACGAGCTCGGGTACATGGTCTGGGCGCACGGCTACGACGCCGCTGGCTCGATGGGAATCCTCGCCAAACGCGCGAAGATCCCCGCGAGAAGCTTCGTCCCGCTGCCGGCCGAGTCGCCGTACACGCTCGAACAATGGGCCGCATTCAGCGTGCGGTACATCACGGCGTGGTCGAACTGGAAAGTGGCGCATGGCGCTTACCGTTTGCAGGTGAGCGAGGCAGACGATCCCGCGCCTTGCGTGCTCGGCTGGGGCGGCGGTTCGACGCTGGCCGGGATTGACCTCGCCCGCCGGCACGGCTGCCGAACCGCGATGATCTCCGGCAACGAGGGCCGCCTCGCGGAGCTATCGCGAATGGGGATCGCGGGCTTCGATCGGCGGCGCTTCCCGGACATCGACCTCGACGAGCAGCGCTACGACACCGATCCGGCCTATAAAAAGGCGTACATCGCGTCGGAGCGGACCCTGCTCGAGTTGGTGCACGACTGGACCCGGGGGCGCGGGGCCGCCATCGTGCTCGATTACATCGGCGCTCCGGTCTTCCGCGCCAGCTCCAAGGTGCTCGGGCGGCAGGGGGTGCTCGCCACGGCAGGGTGGATGCTCGGCATGCAGTTGCCCTACAACCGGGCGAGGGAGTGCATTGCCCGGCACGTGCACGTCTTCACGCACTACGCCCGCCGCAACGAGCCCGCCGAGGCGATCGATTATGCCATGCGCACGGGCTGGATGCCCGAAGTGACGGAGGTCTACGACTGGGATGACATTCCGCGGCTCGCGCAGACCTTCGCCGATGGCGCAGTTCGCACGTATTTCCCGGTGTTCCGCGTGAACGCAGCATAG